The Virgibacillus phasianinus genome includes a window with the following:
- a CDS encoding helix-turn-helix domain-containing protein, whose product MERQTMTVKEVADFLGVHTDTIYALVKEKQIPHLKIGTRILFTKESISLWIQDQEYSSLRI is encoded by the coding sequence ATGGAAAGGCAGACAATGACGGTGAAAGAGGTTGCGGATTTTCTTGGGGTGCATACGGATACGATATATGCATTGGTGAAAGAAAAGCAGATTCCGCACCTGAAGATTGGGACGCGCATTTTGTTTACAAAAGAATCAATTAGCCTGTGGATTCAGGATCAAGAGTATTCCAGCCTGCGTATTTAA
- a CDS encoding endonuclease domain-containing protein, whose translation MLTLDTFGMLAFLLIFIVIPLYYTISLIRDPSPVSVEVPVDYERMKCESPIEYRLYDALTFRGHDVKTQVPCGKYRIDLTLPVFNLAIECDGKAFHSTPAQKAHDRRKNNYLRKHGWSVLRFSGSRINKSMPKVISAIEEKINTD comes from the coding sequence GTGTTGACATTGGATACATTTGGGATGCTTGCTTTCTTATTAATATTTATTGTTATTCCGCTTTATTATACTATTTCACTTATTAGAGATCCTTCCCCGGTTAGCGTTGAAGTGCCGGTTGATTATGAAAGAATGAAATGTGAAAGCCCCATAGAGTACCGATTATATGATGCTCTGACTTTTAGAGGGCATGATGTAAAAACACAGGTACCTTGTGGGAAATATAGAATAGATTTGACGTTACCAGTATTTAACCTAGCTATTGAATGTGATGGTAAAGCGTTCCATTCAACACCTGCTCAAAAAGCGCACGACAGAAGAAAAAATAATTACTTGAGAAAACATGGCTGGAGTGTTCTCAGGTTCTCAGGAAGCAGAATAAATAAAAGCATGCCTAAAGTTATAAGCGCCATTGAGGAAAAGATAAATACTGATTAA
- the dnaB gene encoding replicative DNA helicase, with amino-acid sequence MGLANFDAEISVLGSLLLEGSLFTDLELQVEHFYHAEHQVIFRAMKQVAGAGDNIDLVSVVTVLGESLAAVGGSSRLVEMAESVPSLERVKLYERLIFDAYRNRMSRSSALQFAENPTDEALDLLISQLTEYRELGVRQQDKTAYDYLLEITDDMCFPTDEQSGFCTSFHDLDDMTGGLQRGELIIVAARPSVGKTAFALNMAAGHAKNGGTSLIFSLEMGTKQLLQRMVSAEETINSQKWRNMIFSEQDYAHALQAIGAISTWDLHLYDNVRTVATIRSTVRKAVREHPGGRHAVFIDYLQLMTPSNKHERRDLEIGEITRELKLLAVELDIPIVLLSQLSRGVESRQNKRPLMSDLRESGNIEQDADVISFLYRDDYYSLEPSKTIEVIVAKQRNGPTGTVRLNFDKSYGRFENVVG; translated from the coding sequence ATGGGCTTAGCTAACTTCGACGCAGAGATTTCTGTATTAGGGTCGTTGCTTTTGGAGGGGTCACTTTTTACTGATCTGGAACTGCAGGTGGAACATTTTTATCATGCGGAACATCAAGTGATTTTTCGTGCTATGAAGCAGGTCGCCGGTGCGGGGGATAACATTGATTTGGTTTCTGTTGTAACGGTGTTGGGCGAGTCGCTTGCTGCAGTTGGGGGATCGAGCAGGTTAGTAGAAATGGCGGAATCTGTACCTAGTCTGGAACGTGTGAAGCTGTACGAACGGCTGATTTTCGATGCGTACCGAAATCGAATGTCCAGGTCCAGTGCCTTGCAGTTTGCGGAAAATCCTACTGATGAAGCGCTTGACCTTTTGATTAGCCAATTGACGGAATACCGTGAGCTTGGTGTGCGTCAGCAGGACAAAACGGCGTATGACTATCTGCTCGAAATCACCGATGACATGTGCTTCCCGACCGATGAACAATCGGGATTCTGCACGTCCTTTCATGATCTGGACGATATGACAGGCGGCCTGCAGCGTGGCGAATTGATTATTGTTGCGGCACGGCCATCGGTAGGGAAGACGGCATTTGCACTGAATATGGCAGCTGGTCATGCCAAAAATGGTGGTACATCGTTGATTTTCAGTTTGGAGATGGGCACGAAGCAATTGCTGCAGCGAATGGTCTCAGCGGAAGAGACTATTAACAGTCAGAAATGGCGCAACATGATTTTTTCCGAACAGGATTATGCGCATGCGTTACAGGCAATTGGCGCCATTTCCACCTGGGACCTGCATCTGTACGATAACGTCCGGACTGTGGCGACAATCCGGTCAACAGTCCGAAAAGCAGTTCGTGAACATCCAGGTGGCCGTCACGCCGTATTCATTGACTATTTACAGCTGATGACCCCGTCAAATAAACACGAGCGCCGGGATTTGGAGATTGGGGAAATAACGCGTGAGCTGAAGCTGCTTGCAGTGGAGCTGGACATTCCAATCGTATTGCTGTCGCAGCTCTCACGGGGCGTTGAATCACGGCAAAATAAACGCCCGCTCATGTCAGATTTGCGAGAGTCAGGCAATATCGAGCAGGATGCGGATGTTATTTCCTTTTTGTACCGGGACGATTACTACAGTCTGGAACCCAGCAAAACAATAGAGGTAATAGTGGCTAAGCAGCGAAATGGCCCGACTGGAACGGTGCGGTTGAATTTTGATAAATCGTATGGGAGGTTTGAGAATGTGGTGGGGTGA
- a CDS encoding FMN-binding glutamate synthase family protein: MNLAEYLVIIGFVILVVAILAVVITVLVLLSSDRKQKQHPILRNFPVLGRVRYFLEKIGPEMRQYWFNSDTEGKPFSRVEYENVIKSAKYQREVLGFGSERNFDQEGYYIANTMFPKQTEEMKMDRDTKINTKKYILLRDSLFGQRKEKWEDSNTLAYLLHDDDAVVIGPNTRHPFVVKSLVGQSAMSFGALGDRAITALSEGLGIAKGTWMNTGEGGLSPYHLKGDVDIFQQIGSGLFGFRDEDGNFDWDELKRKSDMGRIKAFELKLAQGAKQRGGHVDAEKVTPEIADIRKVKAYHSIESPNRFNQFTDVPSLLDFIERIREHTGRPVGIKVVVGRNNSIVELAKYMKETGKGPDHITVDGGEGGTGASYQELMESVGLPIKSALPIVDATLRHYGVRDRVKIIASGKLETPDKVAVAIAMGADLVNIARGFMFSVGCIQTLKCHSNACPVGVATTDPELQNALVIDEKKYRVANYLLTMRKGLFRVAAAVGIDSPVHLKPEHIVFKDGQGVTRSLDEVYDAIEKQVKTGIQRLDQLSTDLSQEM; the protein is encoded by the coding sequence ATGAATTTAGCGGAATACCTAGTCATTATTGGATTTGTCATTTTAGTAGTGGCTATTCTAGCCGTAGTGATTACCGTACTAGTGTTACTGTCATCTGATCGCAAGCAGAAGCAGCATCCGATATTACGCAACTTCCCTGTGCTTGGCAGGGTGAGATATTTTTTGGAAAAGATTGGCCCAGAAATGAGGCAATACTGGTTTAACAGTGACACGGAGGGAAAGCCATTTTCCCGGGTGGAATATGAAAATGTGATCAAGAGTGCAAAATACCAGCGGGAAGTTTTAGGATTTGGTTCTGAACGTAACTTTGACCAGGAAGGCTACTATATTGCCAATACCATGTTTCCAAAACAAACCGAGGAAATGAAAATGGACAGGGATACGAAAATAAATACCAAGAAATATATTTTATTAAGGGATTCTCTGTTTGGGCAAAGGAAGGAAAAGTGGGAGGACAGCAATACACTTGCTTATTTATTGCATGATGATGATGCAGTGGTGATTGGACCGAATACGAGGCATCCTTTTGTTGTCAAAAGTCTGGTCGGCCAATCCGCCATGAGTTTCGGGGCATTGGGTGATCGTGCGATAACAGCACTCTCGGAAGGTTTAGGGATTGCGAAGGGAACATGGATGAACACTGGTGAGGGCGGATTATCGCCGTATCACTTGAAGGGCGACGTGGATATTTTTCAGCAAATCGGTTCGGGTCTCTTCGGATTTCGCGACGAGGATGGAAATTTCGACTGGGATGAATTAAAAAGGAAAAGTGATATGGGCCGGATTAAAGCGTTTGAACTCAAATTGGCTCAAGGGGCGAAACAGCGTGGTGGCCATGTGGATGCGGAGAAAGTGACCCCGGAAATCGCTGATATTCGGAAGGTGAAAGCCTATCATTCCATTGAGAGTCCAAACCGCTTTAACCAGTTTACCGACGTGCCTTCGCTGCTTGATTTTATTGAGCGCATTCGTGAGCATACAGGCAGACCCGTTGGCATAAAAGTGGTCGTCGGTCGTAATAATAGTATCGTTGAGCTTGCGAAATATATGAAGGAAACCGGGAAGGGACCTGATCATATTACCGTTGATGGCGGGGAAGGCGGAACAGGCGCTTCCTACCAGGAGCTAATGGAAAGCGTTGGATTGCCCATCAAATCAGCGCTGCCAATTGTCGATGCCACCCTGCGTCATTATGGTGTTCGGGATCGCGTGAAAATCATTGCGTCTGGAAAATTGGAAACACCTGATAAGGTTGCCGTAGCAATCGCCATGGGAGCCGATCTTGTCAATATCGCCCGCGGATTTATGTTCTCTGTTGGTTGTATACAAACGCTAAAGTGTCATTCGAATGCATGTCCAGTAGGCGTGGCAACAACCGATCCAGAACTGCAAAACGCACTTGTTATCGATGAGAAAAAATATCGTGTTGCGAATTATCTTCTTACGATGAGAAAAGGTCTTTTCCGGGTCGCAGCTGCTGTCGGAATCGACTCTCCTGTTCATTTAAAACCGGAACATATTGTATTTAAGGATGGGCAAGGAGTTACCCGCTCACTCGATGAAGTGTATGACGCCATTGAAAAACAAGTGAAAACTGGAATTCAGCGACTTGATCAACTATCCACGGATCTTTCACAGGAAATGTAA
- a CDS encoding DnaD domain-containing protein has product MMMNYIKELNAFRDRLLMNELTAGAIVLWYTLMSMNNAAGWKKQFNAPNAVVGQLSGLSKQGILDARKILMEEGLITCENGKRGKAPIYELISLLPNADRVLDRSTDHSLDQLSDQSAGQFTDQLLDQLQDQSVDQSPGESLTIPKQKEKQERREEETREDNLVSIYEKNIGKLNPLTKTDLLQWCRRLGEDVVLEGIKLMVKHDGRTFRYLEKILQEWAGANVKSLDDVWKYEQQKMMRDNTIPFRKQPAAGKRSVFDELRAEAGL; this is encoded by the coding sequence ATGATGATGAATTATATTAAAGAGTTGAATGCGTTTAGGGACAGGTTACTTATGAATGAGCTTACGGCTGGGGCAATTGTTTTATGGTATACACTGATGAGCATGAATAATGCTGCTGGGTGGAAAAAACAGTTCAATGCGCCGAATGCGGTTGTTGGACAATTATCAGGCTTATCGAAGCAGGGGATTTTGGATGCGCGGAAGATCCTTATGGAGGAAGGGCTGATTACGTGTGAAAATGGCAAAAGAGGGAAGGCGCCGATCTATGAATTGATTTCCCTTTTGCCAAATGCTGACCGAGTTCTTGACCGATCAACAGACCATTCGCTTGACCAATTATCAGACCAATCAGCAGGCCAATTCACGGACCAATTACTTGACCAATTACAAGACCAATCCGTGGACCAATCACCAGGCGAATCCTTGACCATACCTAAACAGAAAGAGAAACAAGAGAGAAGAGAAGAAGAAACACGCGAGGACAACCTTGTTTCCATTTACGAGAAAAACATCGGCAAGCTTAACCCGCTTACAAAGACTGATTTGCTGCAATGGTGCCGGAGACTTGGAGAAGATGTGGTGCTCGAGGGGATTAAGCTGATGGTGAAGCATGATGGGCGGACGTTTCGCTATTTGGAGAAAATTTTGCAGGAGTGGGCGGGGGCTAATGTGAAGTCACTGGATGATGTCTGGAAATATGAACAGCAGAAAATGATGCGGGATAATACGATTCCCTTTCGAAAGCAGCCGGCAGCGGGTAAGCGGTCGGTGTTCGATGAATTACGAGCGGAGGCAGGGCTATGA